The following coding sequences lie in one Spirosoma sp. KUDC1026 genomic window:
- a CDS encoding TlpA family protein disulfide reductase: MSSISIDQREDQWKRAMQNEQMPWKQYLIPRDTSFAMLERQYNLTAVPLWLLFDAQNRLIDQHLGMEMDENAIDKRVAALIER; encoded by the coding sequence ATAAGTAGTATTTCTATCGACCAGCGTGAAGACCAGTGGAAACGGGCAATGCAGAATGAACAGATGCCCTGGAAACAGTATTTAATCCCCCGCGATACGTCCTTCGCTATGCTGGAGAGACAATATAACCTGACCGCAGTCCCCCTCTGGCTGCTGTTCGACGCTCAGAACAGATTAATTGATCAGCATTTAGGAATGGAAATGGACGAGAACGCCATTGACAAACG